Proteins from a genomic interval of Streptomyces sp. NBC_00820:
- a CDS encoding glycoside hydrolase family 3 protein, translating to MTTFARGTDTLTRDALTVLQPGFTGTTAPDWLLRRLGEGLASVGLFGRNIASPEQLGALTAQLRAEREDVLVAIDEEGGDVTRLEVRSGSSFPGNHALGAVDDVELTRQVARELGRRLAACGVNLNWAPSADVNSNPANPVIGVRSFGADTGLVARHTAAYVTGLQSAGVAACTKHFPGHGDTAVDSHHALPRIDAPADVLDARDLAPFRAAVAAGTLAVMSAHILVPALDPDHPATLSRRVLTGLLRGELGYEGLIVTDGMEMRAIAGTYGIEHGSVLAIAAGADAICVGGGLADDETVRRLRDALVGAVRSGELPEERLADAAERVRALGRWTAEAAGAKGADVRQADAEQACADGDRDGDGCTGTGEVRLGVTLSPAARRDPSAVSDGSEDGEGGDGARGTGIGLVAARRALAVTHAESYEPLTSPPYVAALTPVANIAVGAETPWGVGAELARLLPGTETGTFSGESAGRDALAAAGERRIVAVVRDEHRHPWMAAALDALLSARPDTIVVEMGVPQSPPRGTPHIATHGAARVCGRAAAEVIAGV from the coding sequence ATGACGACATTCGCCCGCGGCACCGACACCCTGACCCGCGACGCGCTGACCGTCCTCCAGCCCGGCTTCACCGGCACCACGGCCCCCGACTGGCTGCTCCGCCGGCTCGGCGAGGGCCTGGCCTCCGTCGGCCTGTTCGGCCGTAACATCGCCTCGCCGGAACAACTGGGCGCTCTCACCGCCCAGCTGCGCGCGGAGCGCGAGGACGTCCTGGTCGCGATCGACGAGGAGGGCGGGGACGTCACCCGCCTCGAAGTGCGCTCCGGCTCGTCGTTCCCCGGCAACCACGCGCTCGGCGCGGTGGACGACGTGGAGCTGACCCGCCAGGTGGCCCGCGAACTCGGCCGCCGCCTCGCGGCCTGCGGGGTGAACCTCAACTGGGCCCCGTCGGCCGACGTGAACTCCAACCCCGCCAACCCGGTCATCGGTGTCCGCTCCTTCGGCGCCGACACCGGCCTGGTCGCCCGGCACACCGCCGCCTACGTCACCGGCCTGCAGTCGGCCGGGGTCGCCGCCTGCACCAAGCACTTCCCCGGGCACGGCGACACCGCCGTCGACTCCCACCACGCCCTGCCCCGCATCGACGCGCCCGCCGACGTCCTGGACGCCCGCGACCTGGCCCCCTTCCGCGCCGCCGTCGCCGCCGGCACCCTAGCCGTGATGAGCGCCCACATCCTGGTGCCGGCCCTGGACCCGGACCACCCGGCGACCCTCTCCCGGCGCGTCCTCACCGGCCTGCTCCGCGGGGAACTCGGCTACGAGGGCCTGATCGTCACCGACGGCATGGAGATGCGCGCGATCGCCGGCACCTACGGCATCGAACACGGCAGCGTCCTCGCCATCGCCGCCGGCGCCGACGCCATCTGCGTGGGCGGCGGACTCGCGGACGACGAGACCGTACGACGCCTGCGCGACGCCCTGGTCGGCGCGGTCCGCTCCGGCGAACTCCCCGAGGAACGGCTCGCCGACGCGGCGGAACGGGTACGGGCGCTGGGCCGCTGGACGGCGGAGGCGGCGGGCGCGAAGGGAGCGGACGTCAGGCAGGCGGACGCGGAGCAAGCGTGCGCGGACGGGGACCGGGACGGCGACGGGTGCACGGGCACGGGTGAGGTCAGGCTCGGAGTCACGCTCTCCCCGGCGGCCCGCCGCGACCCCTCGGCCGTCTCCGACGGCAGCGAGGACGGCGAGGGCGGCGACGGCGCGCGCGGGACCGGCATCGGGCTGGTCGCCGCCCGGCGCGCGCTCGCCGTGACGCACGCGGAGTCGTACGAGCCGCTGACCTCGCCCCCTTATGTCGCCGCCCTCACCCCGGTCGCCAACATCGCCGTCGGCGCCGAGACACCCTGGGGCGTCGGTGCCGAGCTGGCCCGGCTGCTGCCCGGCACCGAGACGGGCACCTTCTCGGGGGAGAGCGCCGGCCGGGACGCCCTGGCGGCCGCGGGGGAGCGCCGGATCGTCGCCGTGGTCCGGGACGAGCACCGCCACCCCTGGATGGCGGCCGCCCTGGACGCCCTGCTGTCCGCCCGCCCCGACACGATCGTCGTCGAGATGGGCGTCCCCCAGTCCCCGCCCCGGGGCACCCCGCACATCGCGACCCACGGCGCGGCCCGCGTCTGCGGCCGGGCGGCGGCGGAGGTCATCGCGGGAGTCTGA
- a CDS encoding carbohydrate ABC transporter permease, which yields MTGISLSAPRRRRGSRLGWNLLGLLVFAVAGFPVYWMVDTAIKPAKDAIDPDPSLLPTGLTLSNFRRALDIADFWGPVGRSLTVSLSVVAIGVVVGMLAALAISRFAFRGRKVVIIGILAVQMIPVVAMIIPIFLLLNDLDQYDKLSGLIITYLTFILPFTVWTLRGFIVSIPRELEEAAMVDGCSRTGAFLRVVFPLLAPGMVATSVYGFIQAWNEYLYALMLLSQEHQTATVWLGNFTTKHGTEYAPMMAGATMMAVPIVALFLLIQRKMAAGLTAGAVKG from the coding sequence GTGACCGGCATCAGCTTGTCCGCACCCCGAAGGCGCCGCGGCTCCCGGCTCGGCTGGAACCTGCTCGGGCTGCTCGTCTTCGCCGTCGCCGGCTTCCCCGTCTACTGGATGGTCGACACGGCGATCAAGCCGGCCAAGGACGCCATCGACCCGGACCCGAGCCTGCTGCCGACCGGTCTCACCCTCTCCAACTTCCGCCGCGCGCTGGACATCGCCGACTTCTGGGGCCCGGTCGGCCGCAGCCTGACCGTGTCCCTGTCCGTCGTCGCGATCGGCGTCGTCGTGGGCATGCTGGCCGCGCTGGCCATCTCCCGGTTCGCCTTCCGCGGCCGCAAGGTCGTGATCATCGGCATCCTCGCGGTGCAGATGATCCCGGTGGTCGCCATGATCATCCCGATCTTCCTGCTGCTGAACGACCTGGATCAGTACGACAAACTCTCCGGTCTGATCATCACCTACCTCACCTTCATCCTCCCGTTCACGGTGTGGACCCTGCGCGGCTTCATCGTCAGCATCCCCCGGGAACTGGAGGAGGCCGCGATGGTCGACGGCTGCTCCCGCACCGGCGCCTTCCTGCGCGTCGTCTTCCCGCTGCTCGCCCCCGGCATGGTCGCCACCTCGGTCTACGGCTTCATCCAGGCCTGGAACGAGTACCTCTACGCCCTGATGCTGCTCAGCCAGGAGCACCAGACGGCGACCGTGTGGCTCGGCAACTTCACCACCAAGCACGGCACCGAATACGCACCGATGATGGCCGGCGCCACCATGATGGCCGTTCCGATCGTCGCCCTCTTCCTCCTCATCCAGCGCAAGATGGCCGCGGGCCTGACCGCCGGCGCCGTGAAGGGATAA
- the nagB gene encoding glucosamine-6-phosphate deaminase yields the protein MEVVIVPDASAGGELIAESMARLLRRKPDALLGVATGSTPLPVYQALAAKVRSGAVDVSRARIAQLDEYVGLPAEHPESYRSVLRREVLEPLGIGMDAFTGPDGTAEDVQAACETYDRALAEAGGVDLQLLGIGTDGHIGFNEPCSSLASRTRIKTLTEQTRIDNARFFGGDIEQVPHHVITQGIGTILEARHLVLLATGEGKADAVAATVEGPVAAVCPASALQLHPHATVVADESAASKLKLADYFRHTYANKPEWQGL from the coding sequence GTGGAAGTTGTCATCGTTCCGGACGCCTCGGCGGGCGGCGAACTGATCGCGGAGTCCATGGCCCGGCTGCTGCGGCGCAAGCCCGACGCCCTGCTCGGCGTGGCCACCGGCTCCACCCCGCTGCCCGTCTACCAGGCACTGGCCGCCAAGGTGCGCTCCGGCGCGGTGGACGTCTCGCGGGCGCGGATCGCCCAGCTCGACGAGTACGTGGGGCTGCCCGCCGAGCATCCCGAGTCCTACCGCTCGGTGCTGCGCCGGGAGGTGCTGGAGCCGCTCGGCATCGGGATGGACGCGTTCACCGGGCCCGACGGCACGGCCGAGGACGTCCAGGCGGCCTGTGAGACGTACGACCGCGCGCTCGCCGAGGCCGGCGGCGTGGATCTGCAACTGCTCGGGATCGGGACGGACGGACACATCGGGTTCAACGAGCCGTGCTCGTCGCTCGCCTCGCGGACCCGGATCAAGACGCTGACGGAGCAGACCCGGATCGACAACGCGCGCTTCTTCGGCGGCGACATCGAGCAGGTGCCGCACCACGTCATCACCCAGGGCATCGGCACCATCCTGGAAGCCAGGCACCTGGTGCTGCTCGCGACCGGCGAGGGCAAGGCGGACGCGGTGGCCGCGACCGTCGAGGGTCCCGTCGCGGCCGTCTGCCCCGCCTCCGCGCTCCAGCTCCACCCGCACGCCACGGTGGTCGCCGACGAATCCGCCGCCTCCAAGCTGAAGCTGGCCGACTACTTCAGGCACACCTACGCCAACAAGCCGGAGTGGCAGGGACTCTAG
- a CDS encoding sensor histidine kinase has protein sequence MNELVRQHTDLDASDLEWLHLLVSEWQLLSDLSFADLVLWIPTSDGTRYVSVAQMRPNTGPTSYQDDMVGHLVPRGRRPMLDACLDEGRIVREGDPEWREEVPVRVESIPVRREGRVLGVIARNTNLLTVRTPSRLELTYLQSASDLAQMIAAGTFPFPGQQVDMDVSPRAGDGLIRLDADGIVQYASPNALSAYHRLGLAADLVGQDLGQTTAELAPTRGPVDEALAKVASGWAPREFEIEAHDGVIQFRAIPLKPKGVRIGSLVLCRDVTELRRRERELITKDATIREIHHRVKNNLQTVAALLRLQARRIDSERGREALEEAVRRVGSIAIVHETLSQNLDERVEFDDIADRVLAMVAEISPGKVAGRRTGRFGILDAEVATPLSMVLTEILQNALEHGFRDGDTGTVEVSAVRGGTTRDARLLVTVQDDGVGLPEGFDPHTAGNLGLQIVRTLVEGELGGTFDMVRVPEGGTRVLLDIPVRVQK, from the coding sequence ATGAACGAACTGGTACGCCAGCACACCGACCTCGACGCGTCCGACCTCGAGTGGCTCCACCTGCTGGTCTCGGAGTGGCAGCTGCTCTCCGATCTGTCCTTCGCCGACCTGGTCCTGTGGATCCCCACCAGCGACGGCACGAGGTACGTCTCGGTCGCCCAGATGCGCCCCAACACCGGTCCGACCTCCTACCAGGACGACATGGTGGGCCATCTCGTCCCGCGCGGCCGCCGGCCCATGCTGGACGCGTGCCTCGACGAGGGCCGGATCGTGCGCGAGGGAGATCCGGAGTGGCGCGAAGAGGTCCCCGTGCGGGTGGAGTCCATCCCCGTACGGCGTGAGGGCCGCGTCCTCGGCGTCATCGCCCGCAACACCAACCTGCTGACCGTGCGCACGCCGAGCCGGCTGGAACTGACCTATCTGCAGAGCGCCTCGGACCTCGCGCAGATGATCGCGGCCGGTACTTTCCCCTTCCCCGGCCAGCAGGTCGACATGGACGTCTCGCCGCGTGCCGGCGACGGCCTGATCCGGCTGGACGCCGACGGCATCGTCCAGTACGCCTCGCCGAACGCCCTGTCGGCCTACCACCGGCTCGGCCTGGCCGCCGACCTGGTCGGCCAGGACCTGGGGCAGACCACCGCCGAACTCGCTCCGACCCGGGGTCCGGTGGACGAGGCGCTGGCCAAGGTGGCCAGCGGATGGGCGCCCAGGGAGTTCGAGATCGAGGCCCATGACGGGGTGATCCAGTTCCGGGCCATTCCGCTCAAGCCCAAGGGCGTCCGCATCGGTTCCCTGGTGCTGTGCCGGGACGTCACCGAACTGCGCCGCCGAGAGCGCGAGTTGATCACCAAGGACGCGACCATCCGGGAGATCCACCACCGGGTGAAGAACAACCTCCAGACCGTCGCGGCCCTGTTGCGCCTCCAGGCCCGCCGCATCGACTCCGAGCGCGGCCGGGAGGCCCTGGAGGAGGCCGTGCGACGCGTCGGCTCGATCGCCATCGTGCATGAGACGTTGTCTCAGAACCTGGACGAGCGGGTGGAGTTCGACGACATCGCCGACCGCGTGCTCGCGATGGTCGCGGAGATCTCCCCGGGCAAGGTCGCCGGCCGGCGCACGGGACGGTTCGGGATACTCGACGCCGAGGTCGCCACCCCGCTGTCGATGGTCCTGACCGAGATCCTGCAGAACGCCCTGGAGCACGGCTTCCGCGACGGGGACACCGGCACGGTCGAGGTCTCCGCGGTCCGCGGCGGCACCACCAGGGACGCGCGTCTCCTCGTCACCGTCCAGGACGACGGTGTCGGCCTGCCCGAGGGCTTCGACCCGCACACCGCGGGCAACCTCGGTCTGCAGATCGTGCGGACGCTGGTGGAGGGCGAGCTGGGCGGCACCTTCGACATGGTCCGGGTGCCGGAGGGCGGGACCCGGGTGCTTCTCGACATCCCGGTGCGCGTGCAGAAGTAA
- a CDS encoding carbohydrate ABC transporter permease yields the protein MSAADTTTPAKAPPPRQAPPPPAGSRPRGKRQPGLTAAPWLLLTPCLLILALVMGYPLVRLVTLSFQTFGQSQLWGFQPAEWAGFGNFSKVLDDTEFWQVVLRTLVFTAGSVILTMVLGMLIALLLQRVSGWVRTLVNIALVAGWGMPVIVSTTVFKWLFDSDYGILNALASKLPGVDLIGHNWFASGPQGLAVIMLLVIWGAVPFVVITLSAGLTQVPKEMEEAARLDGAGAWGVFRYVTLPVLKPVVVMLTTLSVIWDMGVFPQVFVMRGGHPEPEFQLLTTWSYDRAFVVNDYAQGSAIALVTVVLLLGVVAVYMRQMLKIGEVE from the coding sequence ATGAGTGCCGCAGACACGACCACCCCCGCCAAGGCGCCGCCACCGCGGCAGGCACCACCCCCGCCGGCCGGTTCCCGGCCCCGCGGGAAGCGGCAGCCGGGCCTGACGGCCGCCCCCTGGCTGCTGCTCACCCCGTGTCTGCTGATCCTCGCCCTGGTCATGGGCTATCCCCTGGTCCGCCTGGTCACCCTGTCGTTCCAGACGTTCGGACAGTCCCAGCTCTGGGGCTTCCAGCCGGCCGAGTGGGCCGGGTTCGGCAACTTCTCCAAGGTGCTGGACGACACCGAGTTCTGGCAGGTCGTGCTGCGCACGCTCGTCTTCACGGCGGGCTCGGTGATCCTCACCATGGTCCTCGGCATGCTGATCGCCCTGCTGCTCCAGCGCGTCTCGGGGTGGGTACGGACCCTCGTCAACATCGCGCTGGTGGCCGGCTGGGGCATGCCGGTCATCGTCTCCACCACCGTCTTCAAATGGCTCTTCGACTCCGACTACGGCATCCTCAACGCCCTGGCGAGCAAGCTGCCCGGCGTCGACCTGATCGGCCACAACTGGTTCGCGAGCGGCCCCCAGGGGCTGGCCGTGATCATGCTGCTCGTGATCTGGGGAGCGGTCCCGTTCGTCGTGATCACGCTCAGCGCCGGCCTCACCCAGGTGCCCAAGGAGATGGAGGAGGCCGCCCGCCTCGACGGCGCGGGCGCCTGGGGCGTCTTCCGCTACGTCACGCTGCCCGTCCTCAAGCCGGTCGTCGTGATGCTCACGACCCTGTCGGTCATCTGGGACATGGGCGTCTTCCCCCAGGTCTTCGTCATGCGGGGCGGCCACCCCGAACCCGAGTTCCAACTCCTGACCACCTGGTCATACGACCGCGCCTTCGTGGTCAACGACTACGCGCAGGGCTCGGCGATCGCCCTCGTCACGGTCGTCCTGCTGCTCGGCGTGGTCGCCGTCTACATGCGTCAGATGCTGAAGATCGGAGAGGTCGAGTGA
- a CDS encoding extracellular solute-binding protein, whose amino-acid sequence MKRRLIAAIGIAGMVVSVAACGSDSKDGKAQGADAKELTVWLTVDAQNNWPDLVKAADAAVQKKHPGIDIKHEYYGWPDKNTKLDAVLATDKAPDVVEMGNSEMLGYMVKGAFAPVDPARFTNSAAWLDGLKTSVTYDGKTYGVPYYAGGRVANWRKDIAASVGVRTPPKTYAELTADLDRIQKKEGGKFSAWYQPTRDWYAGMSFVYDAGGSIAKEEGGQWKATLSSPESVKGLTEFKNVVGKYMHGDRTKDESDRYIVYGQGKSAMIFAAAWEGATAADPKNDKTGKLKDNLENFVMPGPSGKNMPVFLGGSDLAIPVKSKAQGVAAEWIDAFTGTSGQKGLMAKGNLPNNKTDLATLKNDPATAVPATAAESSWFVPMAPGWGQVEKAQVLQTMLQSIGTGRKSVEAAAKDADAAIDKVINNK is encoded by the coding sequence GTGAAGCGCAGGCTGATAGCCGCGATCGGTATCGCGGGCATGGTCGTCTCCGTCGCGGCGTGCGGCAGTGACAGCAAGGACGGCAAGGCTCAGGGGGCGGACGCCAAGGAGCTGACCGTCTGGCTCACCGTCGACGCCCAGAACAACTGGCCCGACCTGGTGAAGGCCGCCGACGCCGCCGTGCAGAAGAAGCACCCCGGCATCGACATCAAGCACGAGTACTACGGCTGGCCGGACAAGAACACCAAGCTGGACGCCGTCCTCGCCACCGACAAGGCCCCCGACGTCGTCGAGATGGGCAACTCCGAGATGCTGGGCTACATGGTCAAGGGCGCCTTCGCCCCCGTCGACCCGGCACGGTTCACCAACTCCGCCGCCTGGCTGGACGGCCTCAAGACCTCGGTGACGTACGACGGCAAGACCTACGGCGTGCCGTACTACGCCGGCGGCCGCGTCGCCAACTGGCGCAAGGACATCGCCGCTTCGGTCGGCGTCCGCACGCCCCCGAAGACCTACGCCGAGCTGACCGCCGACCTGGACAGGATCCAGAAGAAGGAGGGCGGGAAGTTCAGCGCCTGGTACCAGCCCACCCGTGACTGGTACGCGGGCATGTCCTTCGTCTACGACGCCGGCGGCTCCATCGCCAAGGAGGAGGGCGGCCAGTGGAAGGCCACCCTCTCCTCGCCCGAGTCGGTCAAGGGCCTGACGGAGTTCAAGAACGTCGTCGGCAAGTACATGCACGGCGACAGGACCAAGGACGAGTCCGACCGCTACATCGTCTACGGCCAGGGCAAGTCCGCCATGATCTTCGCCGCCGCCTGGGAGGGCGCCACCGCGGCCGACCCGAAGAACGACAAGACGGGCAAGCTCAAGGACAACCTCGAGAACTTCGTGATGCCCGGGCCGTCCGGCAAGAACATGCCCGTCTTCCTCGGCGGCTCCGACCTCGCCATTCCGGTCAAGTCCAAGGCCCAGGGCGTCGCCGCCGAGTGGATCGACGCCTTCACCGGCACCTCCGGCCAGAAGGGCCTGATGGCCAAGGGCAACCTGCCCAACAACAAGACCGACCTCGCCACCCTCAAGAACGACCCGGCGACCGCCGTGCCCGCCACCGCGGCCGAGTCCAGCTGGTTCGTCCCGATGGCCCCCGGCTGGGGCCAGGTCGAGAAGGCCCAGGTCCTGCAGACCATGCTGCAGAGCATCGGCACCGGAAGGAAGTCGGTCGAGGCCGCCGCGAAGGACGCGGACGCCGCGATCGACAAGGTCATCAACAACAAGTGA